The Pyrus communis chromosome 5, drPyrComm1.1, whole genome shotgun sequence region tgggtgacccactgggaagttgctcgtgagttcccaaaaacaaaaccgtgagggaatggtaagcccaaagcggacaatatcgtgctacggtggtggagcgggcccggaaagtgatccgccccgggccgggatgtgacattcatCAAACTTCAGGGATTTATAGCTCCTTTAAAAACCTTCAAAATTTCAATTGGATGCAACCCCTTTAGTCTCTTGGATTATTGAATTGTGATGGATGAAACATTAGAAATCTTAAGGCAAGATTTCCTAATGCCTAGGAAACAAACACTATAAAATCTCTTTGAATCCATTAAAATTTCATCTTTCAGAATACTTAAAATCCAGTCATAATTGAATATGTATAGGGTTTGTTTAGAtgtgattttaaaatgattaaaagcgcctttagagaaaatatttttgagtttcaaaagcattttaagtgttctttcaggatttacttgcatttttactagcgattgattctaaaaatattttcaccaaaagctctttcagtcattttaaaagcacatctaaACGAGTCCATAGAGTTTTATGAATTACTTTGAAACTTAGAATAAATACACTTTGATTTTTGTAGAATTTTATAAACCCCTTAAAATCGTGTTTGAATACTTGTGGACTTccataaatgcatttaaatctTCATTAAATACATATGAATTTGTAAAGTCTTTTAAATCTTTTAAACTTCTAACTGAATACATGTCCCTTAGTCATTTAGCCAACGTTATTGAAATATAAACAAGGGTATTTAGACATTGTCAATGTTTTTATTTCTATCATTCATGTTATTCGTATCGTTGTTTATAATTTAGAACCCTAAATTTAAAGTCTTTCTATTATATCTAATTTCCTTAAATGTATTCCTATCTACATATCTATTTTTAATTCTTACACATTCGTTTCAATTTTCAGCTATCAGatcaaataaatttaaaaagataAATGGCTAAAAATTGAATATCATTATCCTCTTTCAATCCCATTCTTACGGAGGATTAGCACATATACTGGCACAGTGAGGCAGACGAGGAGGCAGAGGCAAGctcgaaagaaagaaaggaaggtCGAAAAATGGCGATAACACTCAACAGTGGATTCAAGATGCCAGTAGTGGGGCTGGGTGTTTGGCGCATGGAAGGAAAAGAAATCAGAGACCTCGTTTTCAATGCCCTCAACCTTGGCTATCGCCATTTCGATTGCGCTGGTATCCATGATCCCATATCTctctcattcattttcttttttgttcatatgggtttgatttctttcctttcatttcataatttgtgaTCTGGGTTCGTTCAAAATGCTCTAATTACACCATGTCAAGAGGGTTCCTTAGATTATTGGTACATAGGTTTcgatatgaaattatgaattagaTTGTGATGTAGCTCAATTAATTTGTGATTTGGGTTTTAGTTGCATCAACTACTTCTGGTAGAGTAAAAGCATTGTGTGTGCTTGGTGTAGTCGGGACTCACTTCCGGCCTTTGGCATCACACTAAACCAAAGGTGTATTGGAATCACTCCGATAGGGAAATTAGAAAAATTCCGGCATCACAATGCCCTTCAGCCTCATGCTGAAGGTTCCTTGGTGTCACTCCAGGGTTGTTGTGCCTCGCACACAAGTAAGAAACCAGAATTTCCAGAATTTCCAGAATTTCTGTCACCAACACTAATCTTAAAAGCTTACAAAGTAGCCCTTTTGATAGGCTAGTTGGCAtatgaaattggaaaaatcCATGTTAATATACGTAGGAATTCTAAAGACTAACTtatgccacataaatattaatattgtaaCATAGAGAGACCCAAACGCAAAGAACTTGCAGACTGAACTGCATTGATTACAAAAGAAAGTAAAGAAactaatttattgaatttttaaCTTGGCTCCTCCATCAGTGCGCGTGTGTGTGATGACTGATGATAAACATGCATGATGCATGCATTCGAAGTTCACCAAATTTAAGAAGATTGCATAGTAAAATGGAAGCTATTAGGCTTATAACGCTTATTAGCATTCTCCCTGGGGTGGTTGCCAGTTACCAATTTGTGTCTGAACTGTATTTGGCCTCTTCACTGTGATATTGCCCCCACCGAGTACAAGAAGTCATGAAACAGTTTATTGTTCAGGTTTTGGGTTTGGCTTTTCTTGTGCTTGCTAAAACATTTGAATCTAGGTTCTACTCATTTTTTGCCCTATATGGGTGGTAATTATTTGTAGCTTGTAGCACAACTTACCTTTGCGGTTGTAATATACATTGATGAGTTAATGCTGCTTTCAGCTGATTACAAGAATGAACCAGAAGTTGGGGAGGCACTTGCAGAAGCACTTTCGACTGGGCTTGTTAAGCGAGAGGATCTCTTCATCACCACCAAGGCTAGTTTACTTTTCAATCAAGATTTCTTTTTCTGCTCCAGTTCACTAGTCCATATTCTTCATTGTCTAGACTATGGCATTCATTTTTCTCCCTGTTTCTTCATCCTTAATGCAGCTTTGGAATTCAGATCATGGACATGTGGTAGAGGCCTGTAAAGATAGTCTGAAGAAACTTCGGTTGGATTATCTAGATCTGTACCTTGTTCACTTTCCTGTTGCCACCAAGCATACCGGTATTTATTCTTGCTTTTCTCATGCTTTATGCAAAAATTCTCTGTATTATGTATATGTACTCCACTATTTTTGAAATCTTGTTGACAATAATAGTGCGTGGTTGAAAACTGTGGATAACTAAAAAAGGAAAACAGTTTACATGCTACCAACTGATGTCTCTACAGCTTGGATGGTCAAGGACATGATTGAtaaatggaaagaaaattcaGGGTATAACCTTTCCTGAGTTATCTAAGTTATCTAGCCAAACTCACTACAGACTAAAAGAGCTCAGTAAGAAACAGAAAGCAATACCATTCCAATTCACTAATCCAAACCGAACCAGGGTTTAAGGAATAATTATAAACTCAATGACTCACTGAGGGCTGAGAGCCAAAGTGAATGTGAGTGCTTTGGGAGGTACAGAAAGGACAAACTGATTAGGGTGTGTGAGGAGAGTGAAGAGAGAATCAGACAGTGAGGGGCAAGTGAGGCACGAAAGGTCGTGGAAAGGAGTTGATGAAGGTATTAggcttttcttttctgttgtgTTAAATAGGAATGGAATTGAAGTGGGGGAGAAATGTTAGTGGGTGCTCATTCTATTATATTGGGGAAATGGGCTTTCCATATGTTGGAGAACAAATTCAAGAATCAAGAGTACCAGACACGACCTTAGTTTCTTTTTCATGCATGCTGGCTTACAAATGACttactatttcaaaaagctctATTGAGTTAAAACGGCGGCTTGATGATCAAGATAAAAAATATATGCTCGTTCCCATCTTGAATTAGCATATGAActgttttcttttaattttcaaatttattcatccttaaattgattattgaattcATCTGTCTATTAATTTACATACATGCAGGGGTTGGTACGACTGGCAGTGCTTTGGATGAGGATGGGGTGCTAGAAATAGACACAACTGTATCTTTGGAAACTACCTGGCATGCTATGGAAGAGCTGGTCTCTATGGGTTTAGTTCGTAGCATTGGAATTAGGTGATCTTAAAAGCTTAGCTCATTCAACGACTACATGAATCAAAATTAATGATATTGTGTCTTTAGAGTAGCTATCCCTATTATTCCATATGCATTATTATTGTTTTAGCTATACAACTTAGGAAAATGTAAGTGAATGTGctgaagaaaattgaaaccttGTGTGTGTGCACGTTAAAATGGTAATAAATTTTTACAATTACAGCTTCAGTGGAGATTATATAGTCGAGTTCAGGAAGAGGTTAACTATTGTGTCTTATTGCTTGTTGCTGCATGTTACAAAGTTACACATGATGTGCAGTTAGAGAAAGATTACAAGTTATATCGCAATATCACTGGGTTTATGTCAATAAACCGGCATTTTCTGAGTTGTGGCCCTGTTAGCAACTTTCTTTATCTCCTTGATCAGCTTATTGCAATGTGCACTGCCCCTAGTGGAAGATTCCTATTTTTATATTCtggtttttaaatttcattcatttgtcaATTCTTTTGTTTATGAATTGTGCTCTGATGAAACAATTAATTGCAGTAACTATGATATCTTTCTAACGAGAGATTGCTTAGTTTATTCCAAAGTGAAGCCGGCCGTGAATCAGATTGAGACTCACCCATACTTCCAGCGTGAATCTCTTGTCAAATTCTGTCAGAAGCATGGCATCTGTGTCACTGCCCACACTCCTCTTGGAGGTGCTGCCGCCAACATCGAAttgtttggttcagtttcatgTCTGGATGATCCAGTTATCAAGGTAAgcttgtttttttctttataatcacttgaattactaggtttattttcaaattactaggaaaataaattaattttctttgctaacAGTAAGATTTGTTTCCTCTCAATCACATTCCTCTTTTGTCAGAATCTGGCTGAGAAATACAAAAAGACTGTCGCCCAAGTTGTTCTAAGGTGGGGCATCCAACGCAACACGGTTGTCATCCCGAAGACATCAAAACTTGAGAGAATGAAAGAGAATATCCAAGTTTTCGACTTTGAGCTTACAAAAGAGGACATGGACCTGATTGGGAAGGTGGACAGGAAACACCGGACAAATCAACCTGCCAAGTTTTGGGGCGTTGATCTGTATGCATAGGTTTGTCGGTAACTCTATCCGTGAGAGCAAATGCCTTGTGTGGGCAAAGAATAACAGAGTACTGGAGCCATGTTTCTTTCTCCGAGTTGTAAACTTCAAGCTGGATCGTTCTTGAAGGTTAAGTAGACGAGTTTGATAAAACTCCACAAACTCCATTTATCTATCGAATGAACCTACTCTTTATAATGTCATTGTTTTCCCTTGCGTGTCCTCTGTTTGCATTTCGTATTTCGATTTTAAATTTGCAGCTCTACTTTCGTCTTGAAATAGATGAAGAAATTGTGACATGGTAAAGAATTCTCCGGTTAGGACTTGGGAGTAGTTATCAACTTAAGCTGTTGGAAAGATTTAACATTTCTTGCTATACTATGAGTATTCCCTCTTGTTTCTGTAATATTTCTCATTCCTGAACACAGAAGTCGGACAGAAAGAGATGTCGCCGCCACCGATGTTTTAACTCGGCGGCTTAATGAATTGAACCATTTTTTCCATTCCATTTTCTTCCACTTTCTCCCCAACCAAACAGGccatggattaaaaaaaataacatcaCAGCCATATCACCTAATGAATCACTAACCCGAGAAGAAGATTGCACGATCAAACGCTAAACGCTTCGAAGACGTCCAGGTATATTCAACTTTAGATCACGGGCAAAAAGATTGAGAAATTCTTGCATTCAAACTCTCATTTACAAAACTGTTTACCACA contains the following coding sequences:
- the LOC137734746 gene encoding NADP-dependent D-sorbitol-6-phosphate dehydrogenase-like, which gives rise to MAITLNSGFKMPVVGLGVWRMEGKEIRDLVFNALNLGYRHFDCAADYKNEPEVGEALAEALSTGLVKREDLFITTKLWNSDHGHVVEACKDSLKKLRLDYLDLYLVHFPVATKHTGVGTTGSALDEDGVLEIDTTVSLETTWHAMEELVSMGLVRSIGISNYDIFLTRDCLVYSKVKPAVNQIETHPYFQRESLVKFCQKHGICVTAHTPLGGAAANIELFGSVSCLDDPVIKNLAEKYKKTVAQVVLRWGIQRNTVVIPKTSKLERMKENIQVFDFELTKEDMDLIGKVDRKHRTNQPAKFWGVDLYA